A DNA window from Calliphora vicina chromosome 1, idCalVici1.1, whole genome shotgun sequence contains the following coding sequences:
- the LOC135959564 gene encoding coiled-coil domain-containing protein 12, with amino-acid sequence MDPSESNLGKLTEESFKRKERLRQLREKAAKNAASKNDSNSEEKLPKPIFRSYKPQNETTEGEILPQEPSGDIETAVEDQLELLKQPIIIDEIDITNLAPRKPDWDLKRDVSKKLERLERRTQKAIAELIRERLKKNQQGNDIFQAVNVGTAHAGESTNTEDD; translated from the exons ATGGATCCATCTGAAAGTAATTTAGGCAAACTAACAGAGGAATCATTTAAACGCAAAGAACGTTTACGCCAGTTAAGAGAAAAAGCCGCAAAAAATGCAGCTAGTAAAAACGACTCCAACAGCGAAgaaaaattacccaa ACCCATATTCCGTAGTTATAAGCCTCAAAATGAAACAACCGAAGGTGAGATACTGCCGCAAGAGCCATCCGGAGATATTGAAACGGCCGTAGAAGATCAACTGGAATTGTTGAAACAACCTATCATTATAGATGAAATTGATATTACTAATTTAGCTCCACGTAAGCCTGATTGGGATTTAAAGCGAGATGTGTCTAAGAAATTAGAGCGTTTGGAAAGAAGAACACAAAAAGCCATAGCAGAGTTAATCAGAGAAAGACTGAAAAAGAACCAGCAGGGAAACGATATATTTCAGGCAGTCAATGTGGGTACAGCTCATGCTGGCGAATCAACAAACACCGAAGATGATTGA
- the LOC135964180 gene encoding heterogeneous nuclear ribonucleoprotein 87F isoform X1 gives MAQPTKVFVGSLPSGTKPEELRRLFENYGIVVECDVMNRCGFVHMKNAAMADSAIVALNASEFKGQNIVVEHGRAKERNQGGGGAGGVGGRGGNQGGAGGPRGGRGGGGGRGGMLVGFPGKQNNFNQAATLQLAGVIMELLGDQQNQLDDISGGNNNNMRGGGGEQGFRRGGGGGGHQGGGGRGGNFQGGNRGGNQNMNGGGPMRNQGFKGDRPAPYSHGMNMGGPSNNQHGGNQGGNQGGGRFNNQSNRGGGGAGGPAGNFNNPRGGNFAPKPNANNYGGGNNSWNNDQRGGMPQQGGRDFAEDNFSGGFSGNMGNSGGGNFGGQQDRRGFALPSNQFQQFGGNGGGGGSGNQFGGYGGNDDGASFSDDAIFQRRNNNPSNGPIVIDFRSREQGGQGGQGSGGNFNRGGNQGGRGGGVGGQGGFQNKRGGGGGQGGFQQGGGFKRGGPGGNNMNSGDSYQQNFPPLGGGGGQGGGGQGGFGNNRNQGGQGGQGGRGGGGGGMNRNAPRQNMPNRRY, from the exons ATGGCG CAACCTACCAAAGTATTTGTTGGTAGTTTACCATCGGGTACAAAACCAGAAGAACTACGTCGTTTATTTGAGAATTATGGCATTGTAGTGGAATGTGATGTGATGAATCGCTGTGGATTCGTGCATATGAAAAATGCCGCAATGGCGGATAGTGCCATTGTCGCTTTAAATGCCAGCGAGTTTAAGGGCCAAAATATAGTAGTCGAACATGGAAGAGCTAAGGAAAGAAACCAAGGAGGTGGTGGTGCCGGCGGTGTTGGTGGACGAGGAGGTAACCAAGGTGGTGCAGGAGGTCCCCGCGGTGGTAGAGGTGGTGGTGGTGGACGAGGAGGCATGTTGG ttggctTCCCTGGCAAgcaaaataatttcaatcaagCGGCCACATTGCAATTGGCTGGTGTCATTATGGAACTACTAGGTGATCAACAAAACCAACTCGATGATATTTCAGGtggtaacaataataatatGCGTGGAGGTGGTGGTGAACAAGGCTTTCGAAGAGGTGGTGGTGGAGGAGGCCACCAAGGTGGTGGCGGCCGTGGTGGTAACTTCCAGGGTGGCAATCGTGGAGGAAATCAAAATATGAATGGTGGTGGACCAATGCGTAATCAAGGCTTTAAAGGCGACAGGCCCGCGCCTTACTCGCATGGCATGAATATGGGCGGCCCTTCTAATAATCAACATGGCGGCAATCAAGGTGGAAATCAAGGCGGCGGCCGATTTAACAATCAATCAAATAGAGGTGGTGGTGGTGCTGGCGGTCCAGCCGGTAACTTTAATAATCCTCGTGGCGGTAATTTTGCACCAAAACCTAATGCAAACAATTATGGTGGCGGCAATAACTCCTGGAATAATGATCAACGTGGAGGTATGCCCCAACAAGGTGGTCGCGACTTTGCCGAAGACAACTTCTCAGGTGGATTTAGTGGCAATATGGGCAATTCCGGTGGTGGCAATTTTGGTGGACAACAAGACAGACGTGGTTTTGCTTTGCCCTCAAATCAATTCCAGCAATTTGGTGGTAATGGCGGTGGTGGTGGCAGCGGCAATCAATTCGGAGGCTATGGCGGCAATGATGACGGTGCCTCGTTTAGCGATGATGCAATTTTCCAGAGACGCAACAATAATCCATCAAATGG TCCCATAGTCATTGATTTCAGAAGTAGAGAACAAGGAGGACAAGGTGGACAAGGTAGCGGAGGAAATTTCAACCGTGGCGGTAATCAGGGTGGCCGCGGAGGTGGTGTTGGGGGTCAAGGTGGTTTCCAAAACAAacgtggtggtggtggtggtcaGGGGGGCTTCCAACAAGGAGGCGGCTTTAAACGCGGTGGTCCCGGTGGTAATAACATGAACTCTGGCGACAGTTATCAACAAAACTTTCCTCCTCTAGGAGGCGGTGGTGGCCAAGGCGGTGGTGGCCAAGGCGGTTTTGGCAATAACCGCAATCAAGGCGGTCAAGGTGGTCAAGGCGGTCGTGGTGGAGGTGGTGGCGGTATGAACCG CAATGCGCCACGTCAAAATATGCCAAATCGTCGCTATTAG
- the Sas-6 gene encoding spindle assembly abnormal protein 6 homolog, translating into MFNPFPTPHIEDDHFANINYSKNVECILPTAELLVNFRSNGLKAQKACFVYAEKLDFKGLIQLRLTEKCDQRKMYITTVDSTSFQELKQDQSLHVTFAGFIENLVHILQDCQAGKLKICLLQLQQQEARDIRLSDSVLSRGQLNCNYQLQFIEMRPFKNLIHLCLPCRMAPLNVVLFYMNNILDILQKKCLNHEQTTQQLQHEIHNHIRRIDQLDAECTKLRENLMETSRNLNQKHAEELIQLQESLRKAAEQRQLDSERNRKTMNALQQQIDKLVSEKSAIQSDKVQELKRNETLNEELAASKARISNLKEQSEKLHLEMSVLKNLERKHDMHLQDSRKEISELKEKLKKYEKNKADLVAELEAEKKISQTKRQALEMATEEISKANQIIMKQNQELNKLKKTIGWRTEVALQQEQAIKQKDMALKEREEELVFLKATVESLRSEIPRELDSMRKFANSLETKYTEQINSLKLKLQPLDKENIRPSKDVCRSTRR; encoded by the exons ATGTTTAATCCCTTTCCTACGCCACACATTGAAGATGATCACTTCGCAAATATCAATTATAGCAAAAATGTCGAATGTATTTTACCAACTGCCGAGCTTCTGGTTAATTTTCGTTCAAATGGTTTAAAAGCGCAGAAAGCTTGTTTTGTTTACGCCGAAAAATTAGATTTCAAAGGATTaatt CAATTAAGATTAACTGAAAAATGTGATCAACGCAAAATGTATATAACCACTGTGGATAGTACATCCTTCCAGGAATTAAAACAAGATCAGTCACTGCATGTAACATTTGCCGGCTTCATAGAAAATTTGGTTCACATTTTACAGGACTGCCAGGCcggaaaattgaaaatatgccTGTTACAATTACAACAGCAGGAAGCGAGAGATATTCGTTTAAGTGACTCTGTATTGAGTAGGGGCCAGTTGAATTGCAATTACCAATTGCAATTTATTGAGATGAggccatttaaaaatttaatacatttatgcTTGCCCTGCCGTATGGCCCCCTTAAatgttgtattattttatatgaataatatATTGGATATTTTGCAG aaaaaatgctTAAATCACGAACAAACTACACAACAGTTGCAACATGAAATACACAATCATATACGGCGTATTGATCAGCTTGATGCGGAGTGTACGAAACTAAGAGAAAATCTAATGGAAACCAGCAGGAATCTAAATCAAAAACATGCTGAAGAACTGATACAGTTGCAAGAAAGCTTACGCAAGGCAGCTGAACAAAGACAGCTGGATAGTGAACGAAATCGTAAGACAATGAATGCACTGCAGCAACAAATAGATAAATTGGTTTCCGAGAAAAGTGCAATACAAAGTGACAAAGT ACAAGAACTTAAACGCAATGAAACATTAAATGAAGAGTTGGCTGCCTCAAAGGCAAGAATATCAAATCTAAAGGAACAAAGTGAAAAGTTGCACTTGGAAATGTCAGTGCTAAAAAATCTAGAACGTAAACATGATATGCATTTGCAAGATTCGCGGAAAGAGATCTCGGagttaaaagaaaaacttaaaaagtatgaaaaaaataaagccGACTTGGTCGCGGAATTAGAGGCAGAAAAGAAAATAAGCCAGACAAAACGGCAGGCCTTGGAAATGGCTACCGAAGAAATTTCCAAGGcaaatcaaataataatgaaacaaaACCAAGAActgaataaattgaaaaaaactataGGCTGGCGTACTGAAGTTGCTTTGCAACAAGAACAGGCCATTAAACAAAAAGATATGGCTTTAAAAGAACGCGAAGAGGAATTGGTTTTTCTTAAGGCAACAGTGGAGTCCTTAAGGAGCGAAATACCACGAGAGCTGGACTCTATGAGGAAATTTGCCAATTCATTGGAAACTAAATACACAGAGC AAATAAATtcacttaaattaaaattgcagCCTTTGGACAAGGAAAATATTCGGCCTTCTAAAGATGTGTGCAGATCAACAAGAcgttaa
- the LOC135964180 gene encoding uncharacterized protein LOC135964180 isoform X3, with amino-acid sequence MAQPTKVFVGSLPSGTKPEELRRLFENYGIVVECDVMNRCGFVHMKNAAMADSAIVALNASEFKGQNIVVEHGRAKERNQGGGGAGGVGGRGGNQGGAGGPRGGRGGGGGRGGMLGGNNNNMRGGGGEQGFRRGGGGGGHQGGGGRGGNFQGGNRGGNQNMNGGGPMRNQGFKGDRPAPYSHGMNMGGPSNNQHGGNQGGNQGGGRFNNQSNRGGGGAGGPAGNFNNPRGGNFAPKPNANNYGGGNNSWNNDQRGGMPQQGGRDFAEDNFSGGFSGNMGNSGGGNFGGQQDRRGFALPSNQFQQFGGNGGGGGSGNQFGGYGGNDDGASFSDDAIFQRRNNNPSNGPIVIDFRSREQGGQGGQGSGGNFNRGGNQGGRGGGVGGQGGFQNKRGGGGGQGGFQQGGGFKRGGPGGNNMNSGDSYQQNFPPLGGGGGQGGGGQGGFGNNRNQGGQGGQGGRGGGGGGMNRNAPRQNMPNRRY; translated from the exons ATGGCG CAACCTACCAAAGTATTTGTTGGTAGTTTACCATCGGGTACAAAACCAGAAGAACTACGTCGTTTATTTGAGAATTATGGCATTGTAGTGGAATGTGATGTGATGAATCGCTGTGGATTCGTGCATATGAAAAATGCCGCAATGGCGGATAGTGCCATTGTCGCTTTAAATGCCAGCGAGTTTAAGGGCCAAAATATAGTAGTCGAACATGGAAGAGCTAAGGAAAGAAACCAAGGAGGTGGTGGTGCCGGCGGTGTTGGTGGACGAGGAGGTAACCAAGGTGGTGCAGGAGGTCCCCGCGGTGGTAGAGGTGGTGGTGGTGGACGAGGAGGCATGTTGG GtggtaacaataataatatGCGTGGAGGTGGTGGTGAACAAGGCTTTCGAAGAGGTGGTGGTGGAGGAGGCCACCAAGGTGGTGGCGGCCGTGGTGGTAACTTCCAGGGTGGCAATCGTGGAGGAAATCAAAATATGAATGGTGGTGGACCAATGCGTAATCAAGGCTTTAAAGGCGACAGGCCCGCGCCTTACTCGCATGGCATGAATATGGGCGGCCCTTCTAATAATCAACATGGCGGCAATCAAGGTGGAAATCAAGGCGGCGGCCGATTTAACAATCAATCAAATAGAGGTGGTGGTGGTGCTGGCGGTCCAGCCGGTAACTTTAATAATCCTCGTGGCGGTAATTTTGCACCAAAACCTAATGCAAACAATTATGGTGGCGGCAATAACTCCTGGAATAATGATCAACGTGGAGGTATGCCCCAACAAGGTGGTCGCGACTTTGCCGAAGACAACTTCTCAGGTGGATTTAGTGGCAATATGGGCAATTCCGGTGGTGGCAATTTTGGTGGACAACAAGACAGACGTGGTTTTGCTTTGCCCTCAAATCAATTCCAGCAATTTGGTGGTAATGGCGGTGGTGGTGGCAGCGGCAATCAATTCGGAGGCTATGGCGGCAATGATGACGGTGCCTCGTTTAGCGATGATGCAATTTTCCAGAGACGCAACAATAATCCATCAAATGG TCCCATAGTCATTGATTTCAGAAGTAGAGAACAAGGAGGACAAGGTGGACAAGGTAGCGGAGGAAATTTCAACCGTGGCGGTAATCAGGGTGGCCGCGGAGGTGGTGTTGGGGGTCAAGGTGGTTTCCAAAACAAacgtggtggtggtggtggtcaGGGGGGCTTCCAACAAGGAGGCGGCTTTAAACGCGGTGGTCCCGGTGGTAATAACATGAACTCTGGCGACAGTTATCAACAAAACTTTCCTCCTCTAGGAGGCGGTGGTGGCCAAGGCGGTGGTGGCCAAGGCGGTTTTGGCAATAACCGCAATCAAGGCGGTCAAGGTGGTCAAGGCGGTCGTGGTGGAGGTGGTGGCGGTATGAACCG CAATGCGCCACGTCAAAATATGCCAAATCGTCGCTATTAG
- the LOC135964180 gene encoding heterogeneous nuclear ribonucleoprotein 87F isoform X2, with the protein MAQPTKVFVGSLPSGTKPEELRRLFENYGIVVECDVMNRCGFVHMKNAAMADSAIVALNASEFKGQNIVVEHGRAKERNQGGGGAGGVGGRGGNQGGAGGPRGGRGGGGGRGGMLVGFPGKQNNFNQAATLQLAGVIMELLGDQQNQLDDISGGNNNNMRGGGGEQGFRRGGGGGGHQGGGGRGGNFQGGNRGGNQNMNGGGPMRNQGFKGDRPAPYSHGMNMGGPSNNQHGGNQGGNQGGGRFNNQSNRGGGGAGGPAGNFNNPRGGNFAPKPNANNYGGGNNSWNNDQRGGMPQQGGRDFAEDNFSGGFSGNMGNSGGGNFGGQQDRRGFALPSNQFQQFGGNGGGGGSGNQFGGYGGNDDGASFSDDAIFQRRNNNPSNGPIVIDFRSREQGGQGGQGSGGNFNRGGNQGGRGGGVGGQGGFQNKRGGGGGQGGFQQGGGFKRGGPGGNNMNSGDSYQQNFPPLGGGGGQGGGGQGGFGNNRNQGGQGGQGGRGGGGGGMNRPRF; encoded by the exons ATGGCG CAACCTACCAAAGTATTTGTTGGTAGTTTACCATCGGGTACAAAACCAGAAGAACTACGTCGTTTATTTGAGAATTATGGCATTGTAGTGGAATGTGATGTGATGAATCGCTGTGGATTCGTGCATATGAAAAATGCCGCAATGGCGGATAGTGCCATTGTCGCTTTAAATGCCAGCGAGTTTAAGGGCCAAAATATAGTAGTCGAACATGGAAGAGCTAAGGAAAGAAACCAAGGAGGTGGTGGTGCCGGCGGTGTTGGTGGACGAGGAGGTAACCAAGGTGGTGCAGGAGGTCCCCGCGGTGGTAGAGGTGGTGGTGGTGGACGAGGAGGCATGTTGG ttggctTCCCTGGCAAgcaaaataatttcaatcaagCGGCCACATTGCAATTGGCTGGTGTCATTATGGAACTACTAGGTGATCAACAAAACCAACTCGATGATATTTCAGGtggtaacaataataatatGCGTGGAGGTGGTGGTGAACAAGGCTTTCGAAGAGGTGGTGGTGGAGGAGGCCACCAAGGTGGTGGCGGCCGTGGTGGTAACTTCCAGGGTGGCAATCGTGGAGGAAATCAAAATATGAATGGTGGTGGACCAATGCGTAATCAAGGCTTTAAAGGCGACAGGCCCGCGCCTTACTCGCATGGCATGAATATGGGCGGCCCTTCTAATAATCAACATGGCGGCAATCAAGGTGGAAATCAAGGCGGCGGCCGATTTAACAATCAATCAAATAGAGGTGGTGGTGGTGCTGGCGGTCCAGCCGGTAACTTTAATAATCCTCGTGGCGGTAATTTTGCACCAAAACCTAATGCAAACAATTATGGTGGCGGCAATAACTCCTGGAATAATGATCAACGTGGAGGTATGCCCCAACAAGGTGGTCGCGACTTTGCCGAAGACAACTTCTCAGGTGGATTTAGTGGCAATATGGGCAATTCCGGTGGTGGCAATTTTGGTGGACAACAAGACAGACGTGGTTTTGCTTTGCCCTCAAATCAATTCCAGCAATTTGGTGGTAATGGCGGTGGTGGTGGCAGCGGCAATCAATTCGGAGGCTATGGCGGCAATGATGACGGTGCCTCGTTTAGCGATGATGCAATTTTCCAGAGACGCAACAATAATCCATCAAATGG TCCCATAGTCATTGATTTCAGAAGTAGAGAACAAGGAGGACAAGGTGGACAAGGTAGCGGAGGAAATTTCAACCGTGGCGGTAATCAGGGTGGCCGCGGAGGTGGTGTTGGGGGTCAAGGTGGTTTCCAAAACAAacgtggtggtggtggtggtcaGGGGGGCTTCCAACAAGGAGGCGGCTTTAAACGCGGTGGTCCCGGTGGTAATAACATGAACTCTGGCGACAGTTATCAACAAAACTTTCCTCCTCTAGGAGGCGGTGGTGGCCAAGGCGGTGGTGGCCAAGGCGGTTTTGGCAATAACCGCAATCAAGGCGGTCAAGGTGGTCAAGGCGGTCGTGGTGGAGGTGGTGGCGGTATGAACCG GCCACGTTTCTAG